The DNA segment CCTGCATACGAACAGCTATCTCGAGCAGCTCCTCTGGCGATCTGGCAGGTAACATTCCCTGGAGGTATCGGCCCTGACAGTGTTCACACATCAGCGCGCACTCCGCCCCCGTGACCGATATCGTGGGGAACGTCCTTCCGGGTCGATAGAAGGCGATGGTCCTCATGACTAGGGGAACGATGAACCACCAAAAGCTTTATTCGGTGAAGCTCGTTCCTCGGCCGAGGCATTTCCGATGAAGGCTTTTCAGGCAATAGGCTCCTATAACGCATGCAGAGGGAGCTACCGCAAGATCATTCAGAACTTCAATATCCAAGTGGCCGCCGTTGACGAGAAGGCGGCCATGGAGAGGGTGTTGTCCGACCTGGGCAGTAAGCACCGCATAAAGCGGGCAAACGTCACCTTCAAAGAGATCAAGGCAATGGCCACCGAGGACGTTACCGACCAGGTGGTAAAGCATCAGCTCGGTGAGAATTGATGAACGAACAAGAGATGCGTCAGGGCATGGCCACCTTGGAGGCTTACAAGTCTCAGTCGGAGGCCATGAACGAACAGGGGCAGCTATTACAGATGTCCTTGGAGGACTACTCCCGAGCTCGCGACACTCTAGATGCCATCTCCAAGGGCAAGGAGGGGGACGAGGTCCTGATGCCGGTGGGCGGCAGCTCCTACGTCTACGCCACCATCGCCCGCAACGACAGCGTCTTGGTAGGTATAGGTACTGGCATATCCATGAACAAGCCCATCTCCGAAGCGATCGCCACCGTCGGCGCCCGCATCGAAGAACTGATGGACGCCCTGAAAAAGGTCGGAGAGAGTCGCACGGTCATCGAGGCCAAGATGCAGCAGCTCTCCCAGATCCTACAGCAAGAATACCAGAAGATGCAGCAAGGCCTGAAGTGATGGGGCCATGTTCGATTCCCTCAAGAAGATACTGAGTCTGAAGAAGAAGGACATCGAGCCCTCCGCCCATGTGGAGGAGGTGGTCGGTGATTCTGGGAAAAAGATTTCCGAGAAGGACCTTGACGAACTTTTATGGG comes from the Methanomassiliicoccales archaeon genome and includes:
- the rpl18a gene encoding 50S ribosomal protein L18Ae; translated protein: MKAFQAIGSYNACRGSYRKIIQNFNIQVAAVDEKAAMERVLSDLGSKHRIKRANVTFKEIKAMATEDVTDQVVKHQLGEN
- the pfdA gene encoding prefoldin subunit alpha: MNEQEMRQGMATLEAYKSQSEAMNEQGQLLQMSLEDYSRARDTLDAISKGKEGDEVLMPVGGSSYVYATIARNDSVLVGIGTGISMNKPISEAIATVGARIEELMDALKKVGESRTVIEAKMQQLSQILQQEYQKMQQGLK